The nucleotide sequence CTAGAGGGTCCTCTCCGGGTCTTCTTATTCTTTCCCCTGCTTCTGAGCCCCTCTCCATGGTATTGgtttggggatggggtggggtgattggaaggaaattttctttcctcttcttaaaaatctccagggaaataataataattatagctaCTCTTGGGAGAGCACTTGCTAAGTACCTTGTATTGTACTTATCTCATTAAATTCAAGGTAGGTGGTAGTATCTTCACTCTTCCATTAAGCATCAGAGGCACAGGGAGGCGcgtggcttgcccaaggtcacgcagcCAGCGGGTGTGGAGCCAGGATGCGAGCCCGGTTCACTGCAGGACCAGTGCTCCCCTAGCCCTGCCGTCTCTTCATGAAAGGGCCTCACTGACCTCTGTCCTCGGTGGCCTGCCATTTGCACATCCTCCACAAATCTCAGTTGCCCCTCTCCCACTGCAGATTCCCACTGTGTTTTTGATGACTTTCCTGGATGCCTTGGAGACAGGCTACGGAAAGTACAAGAACCCTTACCACAACCAGATCCACGCAGCTGACGTCACCCAGACGGTCCACTGCTTCTTGCTCCGCACAGGGATGGTGGTAGGTGCCCTGGAGGTCACTCTTCTGGGATTCAGGGTCTTATGGCTGCAGACTCGGCGAGTCCAGCCTACAGTTGATAcactcatttccttttttctctctgggTCCTCTTCTTTGGCATCCCAAAGTCTTTACAGAGTTGGATTGGACTTATTCACTCTAGAGAATTCCTGGGTGGACCGTAACTTTCTGGGCAGCGCTGGGGCTGTGTGGCCAGATGCAGAGGGAATATTGTTAGTAGGGATGGAAGAGGGTCTTTAGCAGTTCTGGGAGCTGAGAAACCTGACTGCATTTAGCCCAAGAGCTGGACGTGAAGAATGGAAGGGCTGGGATGAGCGGTCCAGCCTGTGTGTGGAGGTCTTTGGGTAGTCGACAGGGCGTCAGCCCCCTCTCATTGTCTGTCTTTCTCCCAGCACTGCCTGTCGGAGATTGAGGTCCTGGCCATCATCTTTGCTGCAGCCATCCACGACTACGAGCACACTGGCACTACCAACAGCTTCCACATCCAGACCAAGTGAGGGGTGGGGATGCGGCAGGCACGGGGCGGGGAGCAGGCAGCGGTGGCGGGATAGGGGGCTGGACTTGGTGACCTTGTGCTTTGCAGGTCGGAATGCGCCATCCTGTACAACGACCGCTCAGTGCTGGAGAATCACCACATCAGCTCGGTTTTCCGAATGATGCAGGACGACGAGATGAACATCTTCATCAACCTCACCAAGGATGAGTTTGTGTGAGCAGAAGCCAGGCGTGGGCATCCCTGGAGACCCCTCACCCCAGCTCCCTCTTCCTGCTTCCTAGGCTTCCTATCTAGCAGTGCTGATCACTCCTCGGGTTCTGTCCCTTCAGAGAGCTGCGGGCTCTGGTCATCGAGATGGTGTTGGCCACAGACATGTCCTGCCATTTCCAGCAAGTGAAGTCCATGAAGACAGCCTTGCAGCAGCTGGAGAGGTGACATCTGGTGGGGTGTGGCTGGGGAGAGGCCAGAGTGAGGGGTGTGTGAATTGGAGGGCATCCATAGGGCAGTGGGTGTGCCAAGTACTTACCAGGATGTAGAAACTCTCCTGGCTCCAGGTATCTGAGGGTATCTGGTGTGTGTGATGGATATGCACACCTGGCTTTGGGTGTGTGGACAGCTCAGGCAGCTGGACTACTGCAGAGCGTTTGAGGTGGGGGTCTGAGACTGGTGTCCTCAGGGAAGCTTCAGGACAGGCATACTCTGGAATGTCATGGAAAATCATTCAGCCCTCTGGACTCGTTTCCCTATGTGTGAGAAGTGAAAATGATATGCCCCCCTCCACCACAGCTCACTGCCAGCCCCCACTCTAACAGGGCTACTGGGAGAGTTGTgcgaggttaaaaaaaaaacaacacagaacaAATGTCGTAATTACATCTAATGTTGCTTAAAAgtgggtgggggaaaaaaaagtgggtGGGAGTATATAAATGTAAGAGAGAACagactgtgtttgtgtgtgtcctgAAGGTGTGTGTTAATGTACGGTGTCTGTGTGTGGGAGAGTGGGCAGGGTCAGAGCATGTCATTGTTGGCgaatcataataataattattataataataattataggtAACGTCTACCGAGCACTTATTAGgtgccagacactattctaaATACCTATATGTTGtatgtcatttaattctcagaacaaCTCTCTGTGGCAGATCCTGTTTTGATTTCTGCTTAGGACTGGGGAAAAtgaaatatggaaattttaaGTAACTTGCTGTACATCACACAGTGTGTGAAACATACAGTGAGGATTTGATTCCGGGCCCTTTGATTCTGAGAGCTTGGGCTGTTTCCTATAcatatgtaagtgtgtgtgtgtgtgtgtgtgtgcgtgtatgtgtatcTTGTCTCAGAGGGTATTTGATgttagatctgagagacagagtgtgATGGGAAGTTAGGAATGGTCCAGGCTTCCTTTTCCTAAACAATCAGTCTCCCTTCCCTTGCCACCTGCCCCGACAGGATTGACAAGTCCAAGGCCCTCTCTCTGCTGCTTCATACTGCTGACATCAGCCACCCCACCAAGCAGTGGTCAGTTCACAGCCGCTGGACCAAGGCCCTCATGGAGGAGTTCTTCCGCCAGGTAGGGGGCATCTTTGTCTGCCCCTGCCCATGGGGCCTTCTCTCCTCCATGTTTTCCAAGTTCCCcgttcctcctccagctccttgtTTAGCTGTCTGCAGCTGCCAACCTGATCCCAGACCCATGGGATAGAATGTCATCTCCGAAAAGCTTAACAGTCATTGTTGGCAGTGGCATTTGCATGCTGCTCATTTCCAGGTCAAAGGCACAGAGCTCCCTCTTCTCCCCCGGCAGCCCCTCTACCCGCAGCTGCACCCCAACCGGGTAGACTGAAATAAGTCCCTGCTCTGTCTGCTCCCCAGGGTGACAAGGAGGCCGAGCTGGGCCTGCCCTTTTCTCCACTCTGTGACCGCACTTCCACCCTTGTGGCGCAGTCTCAGATTGGTGAGTGTCCCTTcctgaagggaggagagggttggGAAAGGTCAAGGATGCTGGCTGGGCCGGGTCGGGACGGCTCCCAGTCCCCATTCCCGTCAAGGCGAGCCGCTATGCTGGAGCATGGAGGGCTGGGGTGGAgttctctggggtcacacagacatCATCGCAAAGGTTGCCCCCACTGGGAACTCTTGAGCCCCAGGTGACTGTGTTCCATGCAGCTGGGGGCACCGGCGTGCCGGCTGAGTCCTCTGTGCGGCTCCCCAGGTCAGCCTTCTCCCTGCGTTATCTGCACTGCAGGCTTCATCGACTTCATTGTGGAGCCCACGTTCTCTGTGCTCACCGATGTGGCTGAGAAGAGTGTCCAGCCCACCGGGGATGACGACTCCAAGTCTAAAAACCAGCCCAGGTGAGTGAGGGTGGCCGGGGTGACCAGAGGGCCCACAGAGAGAACCGACTGGTGGGGGAGGTGGAGAAACAGCAACTCCTCTGTTGTGGGTCACACGTGGGGGTGAAAGGATGGGGGCAGAGGGTGTGGCCTGCACCTGTGCCCCCTCCACCATATTTTAATCTCTCCTATTAGCTGTCTTTATTGCCTTTCTGGCTaatgctgttttcattttccttctagcAGAAGGGAAGGTATGGAGAGGGGTGGGGACTGGGAGGTACTCagcagagggaaaagagaaggatGAGGCTTCCATCCCCTCTACTCTTGAGGGCTGGGAAGACCATTCTGGGGTGGGCGGGGTCTCACCTCC is from Bubalus bubalis isolate 160015118507 breed Murrah chromosome 4, NDDB_SH_1, whole genome shotgun sequence and encodes:
- the PDE1B gene encoding calcium/calmodulin-dependent 3',5'-cyclic nucleotide phosphodiesterase 1B isoform X4: MVKQLENGEVNIEELKKNLEYTASLLEAVYIDETRQILDTEDELQELRSDAVPSEVRDWLASTFTQQTRAKGRRAEEKPKFRSIVHAVQAGIFVERMFRRTYTSVGPTYSTAVLNCLKNVDLWCFDVFSLNRAADDHALRTIVFELLTRHNLISRFKIPTVFLMTFLDALETGYGKYKNPYHNQIHAADVTQTVHCFLLRTGMVHCLSEIEVLAIIFAAAIHDYEHTGTTNSFHIQTKSECAILYNDRSVLENHHISSVFRMMQDDEMNIFINLTKDEFVELRALVIEMVLATDMSCHFQQVKSMKTALQQLERIDKSKALSLLLHTADISHPTKQWSVHSRWTKALMEEFFRQGDKEAELGLPFSPLCDRTSTLVAQSQIGFIDFIVEPTFSVLTDVAEKSVQPTGDDDSKSKNQPSFQWRQPSLDVEVGDPNPDVVSFRSTWTKYIQENKQKWKERAASGITNQMSIDELSPCEEEAPASPAEDEHNQNGNLD
- the PDE1B gene encoding calcium/calmodulin-dependent 3',5'-cyclic nucleotide phosphodiesterase 1B isoform X2; the encoded protein is MASPVPVQRSHLQGPILRLRYMVKQLENGEVNIEELKKNLEYTASLLEAVYIDETRQILDTEDELQELRSDAVPSEVRDWLASTFTQQTRAKGRRAEEKPKFRSIVHAVQAGIFVERMFRRTYTSVGPTYSTAVLNCLKNVDLWCFDVFSLNRAADDHALRTIVFELLTRHNLISRFKIPTVFLMTFLDALETGYGKYKNPYHNQIHAADVTQTVHCFLLRTGMVHCLSEIEVLAIIFAAAIHDYEHTGTTNSFHIQTKSECAILYNDRSVLENHHISSVFRMMQDDEMNIFINLTKDEFVELRALVIEMVLATDMSCHFQQVKSMKTALQQLERIDKSKALSLLLHTADISHPTKQWSVHSRWTKALMEEFFRQGDKEAELGLPFSPLCDRTSTLVAQSQIGFIDFIVEPTFSVLTDVAEKSVQPTGDDDSKSKNQPSFQWRQPSLDVEVGDPNPDVVSFRSTWTKYIQENKQKWKERAASGITNQMSIDELSPCEEEAPASPAEDEHNQNGNLD
- the PDE1B gene encoding calcium/calmodulin-dependent 3',5'-cyclic nucleotide phosphodiesterase 1B isoform X3, which encodes MKELKVENKDSQTLGLRYMVKQLENGEVNIEELKKNLEYTASLLEAVYIDETRQILDTEDELQELRSDAVPSEVRDWLASTFTQQTRAKGRRAEEKPKFRSIVHAVQAGIFVERMFRRTYTSVGPTYSTAVLNCLKNVDLWCFDVFSLNRAADDHALRTIVFELLTRHNLISRFKIPTVFLMTFLDALETGYGKYKNPYHNQIHAADVTQTVHCFLLRTGMVHCLSEIEVLAIIFAAAIHDYEHTGTTNSFHIQTKSECAILYNDRSVLENHHISSVFRMMQDDEMNIFINLTKDEFVELRALVIEMVLATDMSCHFQQVKSMKTALQQLERIDKSKALSLLLHTADISHPTKQWSVHSRWTKALMEEFFRQGDKEAELGLPFSPLCDRTSTLVAQSQIGFIDFIVEPTFSVLTDVAEKSVQPTGDDDSKSKNQPSFQWRQPSLDVEVGDPNPDVVSFRSTWTKYIQENKQKWKERAASGITNQMSIDELSPCEEEAPASPAEDEHNQNGNLD